The following proteins come from a genomic window of Planctomycetota bacterium:
- a CDS encoding YbgC/FadM family acyl-CoA thioesterase produces MRITLQQRVRYVECDPMGFVHHSIYPIWFEMARTELLRQSGISYAQLEATGTLIVVVKLEVKYRKPAKYDDVLDITAICTRAAGARIEHSYEIRRGDELLVVGSTVLACIDRAGKVQPVPEHLHYEP; encoded by the coding sequence ATGCGGATCACCCTTCAACAGCGCGTGCGGTATGTCGAGTGCGACCCGATGGGGTTCGTGCACCATTCGATCTATCCGATCTGGTTCGAGATGGCGCGGACGGAGTTGCTGCGCCAGTCGGGCATTTCGTATGCGCAGCTCGAAGCGACGGGGACGCTGATTGTCGTGGTCAAGCTGGAAGTGAAGTATCGCAAGCCGGCCAAGTATGACGATGTGCTGGACATCACCGCGATCTGCACGCGGGCCGCGGGAGCGCGGATCGAGCACAGCTACGAGATTCGACGGGGCGACGAGCTGCTCGTGGTGGGCTCGACGGTGCTGGCGTGCATCGACCGCGCGGGCAAGGTGCAGCCGGTGCCGGAGCATCTGCATTACGAGCCGTGA
- a CDS encoding prepilin-type N-terminal cleavage/methylation domain-containing protein, translating to MRRHAFTLIELLVVVAIIALLIAILLPAMASAREVARRTVCATNERSITQATIMYAQENQGIFIICRGRAVPHQFDMAGSFVHRNKAGDEKVDWVDAWGRLGLMGDKVGGYRSPGKMWDCPSRSGFKSQWYNSNSLLIGYCYYGGIETWSNPLTGNVASRSPISLSHSSGRWVMVSDTTMKIDYQWGAGGKWFLDQPSHKADFGRDVYPAGHNQAYVDGSVAWADFKDLLFIHTWGGLDRVVLFTQQDLGKFVPVPGSYAMTYK from the coding sequence ATGCGTCGACATGCCTTCACCTTGATTGAGCTGCTCGTCGTCGTGGCGATCATTGCTTTGCTCATCGCCATCCTTCTTCCTGCGATGGCGTCGGCGCGCGAGGTCGCCCGGCGGACCGTCTGCGCGACCAACGAACGCTCCATCACGCAGGCGACGATCATGTACGCGCAGGAAAACCAGGGCATCTTCATCATCTGCCGCGGGCGCGCCGTGCCGCATCAGTTCGACATGGCCGGCTCATTCGTGCATCGCAACAAGGCGGGCGACGAGAAGGTGGACTGGGTCGATGCGTGGGGCCGGCTCGGGCTCATGGGCGACAAAGTCGGCGGATACCGCTCGCCGGGCAAGATGTGGGACTGCCCCTCACGCTCGGGTTTCAAGAGCCAGTGGTACAACTCCAACAGTCTGCTCATCGGCTACTGCTACTACGGCGGGATCGAAACGTGGTCCAACCCGCTGACCGGCAACGTCGCGTCGCGCAGTCCCATCTCGCTCAGCCATTCGTCCGGCCGATGGGTCATGGTGTCCGACACGACGATGAAGATCGATTACCAGTGGGGCGCGGGCGGGAAGTGGTTCCTCGATCAGCCCTCGCACAAGGCCGACTTCGGCCGCGACGTCTACCCCGCCGGCCACAATCAGGCGTATGTCGACGGCTCGGTCGCATGGGCCGACTTCAAGGACCTTTTGTTCATCCACACGTGGGGCGGCCTCGACCGCGTCGTCCTCTTCACGCAACAGGACCTGGGCAAATTCGTGCCCGTCCCCGGCAGCTACGCGATGACATACAAGTAA
- a CDS encoding DNRLRE domain-containing protein: protein MEHRAGAGRDASGCDGAIVGQGADDVRHERAGGQGADGVRSEGRRRGGAGAVVGARARHHVDHRPTDRRRAGRSGHGLGQPRDGDAADADARSRRTGGGAGRVETTIDTLNEGDQAVTTRRNWMTLVMGLGVILAGAGLANADMIVKLTSIADTQINKASATTNFGTTTSFDANISNTTSTRRSYVQFDLSGINMALVSRISFDLHNTGAGGAVVPVAVYGLLNANDTWTETGLTWSNDPNRSGDTFTVASAFGSAALANFNSRSSAGNDNAFNVTSGAVFNYINGDANKIVTFVLDATNVGASPAVGVRWSSREEPTTTFRPTLTLTIVPEPTSMGLLGVGALGLLARRRFR from the coding sequence ATGGAACACCGCGCCGGCGCGGGTCGAGATGCATCTGGATGCGACGGCGCTATTGTCGGGCAAGGCGCTGACGACGTTCGACATGAACGTGCCGGCGGGCAAGGCGCAGACGGCGTTCGATCAGAAGGAAGACGGCGCGGCGGTGCAGGCGCTGTCGTGGGCGCGCGGGCACGGCATCACGTTGATCATCGCCCGACCGATCGGCGTCGCGCCGGACGATCGGGGCACGGCCTGGGCCAGCCGCGAGACGGCGACGCCGCCGACGCTGATGCTCGAAGTCGACGCACCGGCGGAGGCGCCGGCCGCGTCGAAACAACCATCGACACCTTAAACGAAGGAGACCAAGCCGTGACAACGCGAAGGAATTGGATGACGCTTGTGATGGGACTGGGGGTGATCCTTGCGGGGGCGGGGCTGGCGAATGCGGACATGATCGTCAAGCTCACGTCGATCGCCGACACGCAGATCAACAAGGCCAGCGCGACGACGAACTTCGGCACGACGACATCGTTCGATGCCAACATCTCCAACACGACCAGCACCCGCCGCTCATACGTGCAGTTCGACCTGAGCGGGATCAACATGGCGCTGGTATCCAGAATTTCCTTCGATCTGCACAACACCGGCGCCGGCGGGGCGGTCGTGCCGGTCGCGGTGTACGGGCTGCTCAACGCCAACGACACATGGACCGAGACGGGGCTCACATGGAGCAACGACCCCAATCGCAGCGGCGACACGTTCACCGTCGCCAGCGCCTTCGGCTCCGCCGCCCTGGCGAACTTCAACTCGCGCTCCAGCGCCGGCAATGACAACGCCTTCAACGTCACCAGCGGCGCGGTGTTCAACTACATCAATGGCGATGCGAACAAGATCGTCACCTTCGTGCTCGATGCGACCAACGTCGGCGCGTCGCCGGCCGTGGGCGTGCGATGGAGCTCGCGCGAGGAGCCGACCACGACGTTCCGCCCGACGCTGACGCTGACGATCGTGCCCGAGCCGACGTCGATGGGGCTGCTGGGCGTTGGAGCGCTCGGCCTGCTGGCCCGCCGCCGCTTCCGTTGA
- a CDS encoding DNRLRE domain-containing protein, with the protein MDMTRLHQWLGDLCNGCISDADFAAMEQKLADDAEARAEYRRYMNMHATLRRFSHAATARPIRSAAPRAVASTRWRSWAGALAAMIIIGAGLTVTLLSDQATRKTPTMERVQPLSLGSVAVLSDASPDARFDASTTARGTGLDLSEGVLSLESGTAQVMYRTGARIELTGPCAFELSGANAGRLRAGRIVAHVPQTALGFTVQTDRFDVVDLGTQFGVDLTHDGEQVQVFEGHVMIRTHGGAMQTLDAGQRCRITTAGVAQLIEPSPATARMHTRTLTLTPIADAGVDVRYPDQPLGRETTFVANNAGGDTPTKQRWAYLRFDLSEVTTAIRGAKLVLTPTTPGVPLAGAVYALSDERAWDEAAMTWNTAPARVEMHLDATALLSGKALTTFDMNVPAGKAQTAFDQKEDGAAVQALSWARGHGITLIIARPIGVAPDDRGTAWASRETATPPTLMLEVDAPAEAPAASKQPSTP; encoded by the coding sequence ATGGACATGACGCGGCTTCATCAATGGCTCGGCGATCTGTGCAACGGGTGCATCAGCGATGCGGACTTTGCGGCGATGGAGCAGAAGCTGGCGGACGACGCCGAAGCGCGTGCGGAGTATCGGCGGTACATGAACATGCACGCCACGCTGCGGCGGTTCAGTCATGCGGCGACGGCCCGGCCGATCCGCAGCGCCGCCCCGCGGGCGGTCGCATCGACGCGGTGGCGCTCGTGGGCGGGGGCGCTGGCGGCGATGATCATCATCGGCGCCGGGCTGACCGTGACGCTGCTGTCGGATCAGGCGACGCGCAAGACCCCGACGATGGAGCGCGTTCAGCCGCTGTCGCTCGGGTCGGTGGCGGTGCTCTCGGATGCATCGCCCGATGCGCGCTTCGACGCGAGCACGACGGCCCGGGGTACGGGGCTGGACCTGAGCGAAGGCGTGTTGTCGCTCGAATCGGGGACGGCTCAGGTGATGTACCGCACCGGCGCACGCATCGAATTGACCGGGCCTTGCGCGTTTGAACTGTCGGGCGCGAATGCGGGCCGATTGCGTGCCGGCCGGATCGTCGCGCATGTGCCGCAGACGGCGTTGGGCTTCACCGTGCAGACGGATCGCTTCGACGTGGTGGACCTCGGCACGCAGTTCGGCGTGGACCTGACGCACGACGGCGAACAAGTGCAGGTCTTTGAGGGTCATGTCATGATCCGCACGCACGGCGGCGCGATGCAGACACTTGACGCCGGGCAGCGCTGCCGGATCACGACCGCCGGCGTAGCGCAACTGATCGAACCGTCGCCGGCGACCGCGCGGATGCACACGCGCACGCTGACGCTCACGCCGATCGCCGATGCGGGCGTCGATGTGCGTTATCCGGATCAGCCGCTGGGCCGCGAGACGACGTTCGTCGCCAACAACGCCGGCGGCGACACGCCGACGAAACAGCGCTGGGCGTACCTGCGGTTTGATTTGAGCGAGGTGACGACGGCGATTCGCGGAGCGAAGCTGGTGCTGACGCCGACGACGCCGGGCGTGCCGCTGGCGGGGGCGGTGTATGCGCTGTCGGACGAGCGGGCGTGGGACGAAGCGGCGATGACATGGAACACCGCGCCGGCGCGGGTCGAGATGCATCTGGATGCGACGGCGCTATTGTCGGGCAAGGCGCTGACGACGTTCGACATGAACGTGCCGGCGGGCAAGGCGCAGACGGCGTTCGATCAGAAGGAAGACGGCGCGGCGGTGCAGGCGCTGTCGTGGGCGCGCGGGCACGGCATCACGTTGATCATCGCCCGACCGATCGGCGTCGCGCCGGACGATCGGGGCACGGCCTGGGCCAGCCGCGAGACGGCGACGCCGCCGACGCTGATGCTCGAAGTCGACGCACCGGCGGAGGCGCCGGCCGCGTCGAAACAACCATCGACACCTTAA
- a CDS encoding sigma-70 family RNA polymerase sigma factor, producing the protein MGGRYMGAMGDPNQSDRHEQFVVLFARSEPGLHAFVLSMEPHWDAAEEIMQQTSLVLWRKFDEYRTGTSFLNWACQIARYELLNHRKKHQRSRLRFNDAMFDTLADESMQDAEQLADERRALSHCLGKLDGDDRSILDRAYAGRETIGQIADALGRTHNSLYKRLNRIRESLLMCIRRTLGGEGA; encoded by the coding sequence GTGGGCGGACGTTATATGGGTGCGATGGGCGATCCCAATCAATCCGATCGGCACGAGCAGTTCGTGGTGCTTTTTGCCCGCAGCGAACCGGGGCTTCACGCGTTCGTGCTGTCGATGGAGCCCCACTGGGACGCCGCCGAGGAGATCATGCAGCAGACATCGCTGGTGCTCTGGCGCAAGTTCGACGAGTACCGGACGGGCACGAGCTTTCTGAACTGGGCATGTCAGATCGCACGGTACGAACTACTGAACCATCGCAAGAAGCATCAGCGCAGTCGGCTCCGTTTCAACGACGCGATGTTCGACACGCTCGCCGACGAATCGATGCAGGACGCGGAACAGCTCGCCGACGAACGGCGGGCGCTGTCGCATTGTCTGGGCAAGCTCGACGGCGACGATCGCTCGATCCTCGACCGTGCCTACGCCGGTCGGGAGACGATCGGTCAGATCGCCGACGCACTGGGCCGCACGCACAACAGTCTCTACAAGCGGCTGAATCGGATTCGCGAGTCGCTGCTGATGTGCATCCGTCGCACGCTGGGCGGGGAGGGCGCGTGA
- a CDS encoding methionine synthase: protein MASPSILTTVVGSYPVPAWLAAMPSSPALRDAILVVLKTQELAGLDVIADGELSRFDVNHPETNGMIEYFIRPMGGVHRDLSHEELVDFRSKTGMGFRTKPAGVVRAALDEGTLDLPADWMSVKKLSGRPMKFTVTSPYMLAKTLMDRHYGDLPALCDAVAGVLAAQVSRIDAPVVQVDEANLTGHPEDNDWAVGPINRVLDAIQNEKALHLCFGNYGGSTIQKGFWKNTLPLLNKLHVDHLVLEFARRGYDELEHFRDLRDEIALGVGVIDIKDNEVETSDEVAGRIETAVKVLGEKRIRWVHPDCGFWMLSRSVADRKMAALVAGRDRFLGK, encoded by the coding sequence ATGGCATCGCCATCGATTCTGACAACGGTTGTGGGTTCGTATCCGGTTCCCGCGTGGCTGGCCGCCATGCCTTCGTCGCCGGCGCTGCGCGATGCGATTCTCGTCGTGCTCAAGACGCAGGAGCTTGCCGGGCTGGACGTCATCGCCGACGGCGAGCTGTCGCGCTTCGATGTGAATCACCCGGAAACCAACGGGATGATCGAATATTTCATCCGCCCGATGGGCGGCGTGCATCGCGATCTGTCGCACGAAGAGCTGGTCGACTTCCGCTCAAAGACCGGCATGGGCTTCCGCACGAAGCCGGCGGGCGTCGTGCGAGCGGCGCTCGATGAAGGCACGCTCGATCTGCCGGCGGATTGGATGAGCGTGAAGAAACTCAGCGGGCGGCCGATGAAGTTCACGGTCACTTCGCCGTACATGCTCGCCAAGACGCTCATGGATCGACACTACGGCGACCTGCCGGCGTTGTGCGACGCGGTGGCGGGCGTGCTGGCGGCGCAGGTGAGCCGAATCGATGCGCCGGTGGTGCAGGTCGATGAGGCGAATCTGACGGGGCATCCGGAGGATAACGACTGGGCGGTCGGGCCGATCAATCGCGTGCTCGATGCGATTCAAAATGAAAAGGCGCTGCACCTGTGCTTCGGCAACTACGGCGGGTCGACGATTCAAAAGGGCTTCTGGAAGAACACGCTGCCGCTGCTCAACAAGCTGCATGTTGATCACCTCGTGCTCGAATTCGCGCGCCGGGGGTATGACGAACTGGAGCATTTCAGGGACCTGCGCGACGAGATCGCGCTGGGCGTCGGCGTCATCGACATCAAGGACAACGAAGTGGAGACGAGCGATGAAGTGGCGGGGCGGATCGAGACGGCGGTGAAGGTGCTCGGCGAGAAGCGCATCCGCTGGGTGCATCCGGATTGCGGATTCTGGATGCTTAGCCGGAGCGTGGCGGATCGGAAGATGGCGGCGCTGGTGGCGGGGCGCGACAGGTTTTTAGGGAAGTGA
- the gatA gene encoding Asp-tRNA(Asn)/Glu-tRNA(Gln) amidotransferase subunit GatA: MDVTQTTLTDLRDAIASREVTSTQATRAYLDRIAAHDKTLGAYTQVFEERAMQQAAAADAGKRPGVLAGVPIAIKDNLCSTFGRTTCSSRMLENFRAPYDATVVAKLEAAGAVILGKTNLDEFAMGSSCENSAFGVTRNPWDTDRVPGGSSGGSAVAVAADLCAASLGSDTGGSIRMPAALCGVVGLKPTYGRVSRFGLVAYASSLDQVGPFARNVKDAALMLNVIAGFDKMDSTSADAPVPDYLADLDKPIEGLKLGVARQYMSDANDPAVARAIEAAIGAYRNLGARIIEVDLPHTEYGIAAYYMVATAEASSNLARYDGVHYGHRTAKPDDLIDLYAASRAEGFGDEVKRRIMLGTYALSSGYYDAYYLRALKVRRLIKEDFDKAFEQVDAIICPTTTHPAFRFGEKTDDPLAMYLNDVYTVNCNLAGIPGVSLPCGFSEADGVALPIGMQLLGPAMSEAKLLRTARMYEACERHGARRPVMAGG, translated from the coding sequence ATGGATGTAACACAGACGACATTGACCGACCTGCGCGACGCGATCGCGTCGCGCGAAGTGACCTCCACTCAGGCGACGCGCGCGTATCTGGATCGCATCGCGGCGCATGACAAGACGCTCGGGGCGTACACGCAGGTGTTCGAGGAGCGTGCGATGCAGCAGGCGGCGGCGGCCGACGCGGGCAAGCGCCCCGGCGTGCTGGCGGGCGTGCCGATCGCCATCAAGGACAACCTCTGCTCGACGTTCGGGCGCACGACCTGCTCCTCGCGCATGCTCGAAAACTTCCGCGCGCCGTATGACGCGACCGTGGTGGCGAAACTCGAAGCGGCGGGGGCGGTCATCCTCGGCAAGACGAATCTCGACGAGTTCGCCATGGGCTCGTCGTGCGAGAACAGCGCCTTCGGTGTGACACGCAATCCGTGGGACACCGACCGCGTGCCCGGCGGATCTTCAGGCGGCAGCGCCGTCGCCGTCGCCGCGGACCTGTGCGCCGCCAGTCTCGGGTCCGACACCGGCGGGTCCATCCGCATGCCCGCGGCGCTGTGCGGCGTCGTCGGATTGAAGCCCACCTACGGCCGGGTCAGCCGCTTCGGCCTCGTCGCCTACGCCAGCAGTCTCGACCAGGTCGGCCCGTTCGCCCGCAACGTCAAAGACGCCGCCCTGATGCTCAACGTCATCGCCGGTTTCGACAAGATGGACTCCACCAGCGCCGACGCCCCTGTCCCCGATTATCTGGCGGATCTCGACAAGCCGATCGAGGGCCTGAAACTCGGCGTGGCGCGGCAGTACATGTCCGATGCCAACGACCCGGCGGTGGCCAGGGCGATCGAAGCGGCGATTGGGGCCTACCGAAATCTCGGAGCGCGGATCATCGAAGTCGACCTGCCGCATACCGAGTACGGCATCGCGGCCTACTACATGGTGGCCACGGCGGAGGCGTCGTCGAACCTGGCGCGATACGACGGCGTGCATTACGGGCATCGCACCGCCAAGCCCGACGATCTGATCGACCTTTACGCGGCAAGCCGGGCCGAGGGTTTTGGCGATGAAGTCAAACGCCGCATCATGCTCGGCACCTATGCGCTTTCGAGCGGGTATTACGATGCATACTACCTGCGGGCGCTGAAAGTACGTAGACTTATCAAGGAAGATTTCGACAAGGCGTTTGAGCAGGTGGATGCGATCATCTGTCCGACGACGACGCACCCGGCGTTTCGCTTCGGCGAAAAGACGGACGACCCCTTGGCGATGTACCTCAACGATGTGTACACGGTCAACTGCAATCTCGCGGGAATTCCCGGCGTGTCATTGCCTTGCGGATTTTCGGAAGCGGACGGAGTCGCGCTGCCGATCGGCATGCAGTTGCTGGGGCCGGCCATGAGCGAAGCGAAGCTTTTACGGACCGCGCGGATGTATGAAGCTTGTGAGCGCCACGGCGCGCGCCGGCCCGTGATGGCGGGCGGATGA
- the gatC gene encoding Asp-tRNA(Asn)/Glu-tRNA(Gln) amidotransferase subunit GatC: MSHTLTDEQVRHVARLARLKLADDQVHYFAQQLSAVLGYVDKLAELDVQNVEPMAHPSAITNRFRDDVPTQPLSNEAVLANAPDADPPFFKVPKVLGDGGGA; encoded by the coding sequence ATGTCACACACACTTACTGACGAACAAGTTCGCCACGTCGCCCGTCTGGCCCGCCTCAAGCTCGCCGACGATCAGGTCCATTACTTCGCGCAGCAGCTCTCGGCGGTGCTCGGCTACGTCGACAAGCTGGCGGAGTTGGACGTCCAGAACGTCGAGCCGATGGCGCATCCGTCGGCGATCACCAACCGCTTCCGCGACGATGTGCCGACGCAGCCGTTGAGCAATGAAGCGGTGCTGGCGAACGCGCCCGATGCGGACCCGCCGTTTTTCAAAGTGCCCAAGGTGCTCGGCGACGGAGGCGGGGCGTGA
- a CDS encoding SAM-dependent methyltransferase — protein MATRDSIRFIAAAMRNPTKVGAIAPSSAVLGRAMVAGLSLGPDQAIVEMGPGTGPITQQIRTVLPHPGAYLGIEYDPVFVQLLRERFTDLRFVEGSAEHALKHLADAGHDPKRIGAIISGLPFASLPAAVAEAVVAALDELMEPGVVFRTFQYVHAWPLPSAVRFRRRMEKLFGPCRVTGPVVRNVPPAFVLSWSR, from the coding sequence ATGGCCACGCGTGACAGCATTCGATTCATCGCCGCGGCGATGCGGAACCCGACGAAGGTCGGCGCGATCGCGCCCAGCTCGGCGGTGCTCGGGCGGGCGATGGTGGCGGGGCTGAGCCTCGGGCCGGATCAGGCGATCGTCGAGATGGGCCCCGGCACCGGACCGATCACGCAGCAGATCCGCACCGTGCTTCCGCATCCCGGCGCGTATCTGGGCATCGAGTACGATCCGGTGTTCGTGCAGTTGCTGCGCGAACGCTTCACCGACCTGCGATTCGTCGAGGGATCGGCGGAGCATGCTTTGAAGCATCTTGCCGATGCGGGGCACGATCCGAAGCGCATCGGCGCGATCATCAGCGGGCTGCCGTTCGCGTCGCTGCCGGCGGCGGTGGCGGAGGCGGTGGTGGCGGCGCTGGATGAATTGATGGAGCCGGGCGTGGTGTTCCGCACGTTTCAGTATGTGCACGCCTGGCCGCTGCCGTCGGCGGTGCGGTTTCGGCGGCGGATGGAGAAGCTGTTCGGACCCTGTCGCGTGACCGGGCCGGTGGTGCGCAATGTGCCCCCGGCGTTCGTGCTTTCGTGGAGCCGCTGA
- a CDS encoding trypsin-like serine protease, whose protein sequence is MRPKRRDRPARSVLPHWSGMMISMTHPRRRAILAAALLGFTASSSFAGTIRADRDDQLYLDLVHSAPAYAAVGQFLGSGADAGGAYNFAASGTLIAGNWVLTAAHVVDGATSLSFNLGSTSFTADQWIANPNWNGNLSSGYDLALVHFSTDLSLATGINAASLYTGKNELGQVATIVGYGATGTGDSGYLDVNSLGDLVARAGNNVVDATLNTPGRTDRILLTDFDNPTSAADNSFGSATPLDLEYMIAPGDSGGGLFININGADFLAGVTSFSWGRLDGTPDSDYGDVAGFTRVSQFTSWIDSILHPNTGGGAKGGHGRPKKGAELAALLPEPPDVHIVPEPASLSLLGVMGLMLMGRRRRA, encoded by the coding sequence ATGCGGCCGAAGCGACGCGATCGCCCGGCCCGGTCGGTTCTCCCCCATTGGAGTGGAATGATGATTTCAATGACTCACCCCCGCCGCCGTGCGATCCTCGCCGCCGCCCTGCTCGGCTTCACCGCCTCCTCCTCCTTCGCCGGCACGATCCGCGCCGATCGCGATGATCAACTGTACCTGGACCTGGTCCACAGCGCCCCCGCCTACGCGGCCGTCGGACAATTCCTCGGCTCCGGCGCGGACGCGGGCGGCGCCTACAACTTCGCCGCCTCCGGCACGCTCATCGCCGGCAACTGGGTCCTCACCGCCGCACACGTCGTCGATGGCGCCACATCCCTCTCGTTCAACCTCGGCTCGACAAGCTTCACCGCCGATCAGTGGATCGCCAACCCCAACTGGAACGGCAATCTCAGCAGCGGTTACGACCTGGCACTCGTCCACTTCTCGACCGACCTCTCGCTCGCCACGGGCATCAACGCCGCTTCGCTCTACACCGGCAAAAACGAACTGGGCCAGGTCGCCACGATCGTCGGCTACGGCGCGACCGGCACCGGTGACAGCGGCTACCTGGACGTCAACAGTCTCGGCGACCTCGTCGCCCGGGCCGGCAACAATGTCGTCGATGCGACGCTCAACACGCCCGGCAGAACCGACCGCATCCTGCTCACCGATTTCGACAATCCGACGAGCGCCGCCGACAACAGCTTCGGTTCAGCGACGCCGCTCGATCTCGAATACATGATCGCGCCCGGCGACAGCGGCGGCGGCCTGTTCATCAACATCAACGGCGCCGACTTCCTCGCCGGCGTGACGAGCTTCTCGTGGGGCCGGCTCGACGGCACCCCCGACTCCGACTATGGCGACGTCGCCGGCTTCACCCGCGTCTCGCAGTTCACTTCATGGATCGACAGCATCCTCCACCCCAATACCGGCGGAGGCGCCAAGGGCGGGCACGGCCGCCCCAAGAAAGGCGCGGAACTGGCCGCGCTCCTACCCGAACCGCCCGATGTTCATATCGTGCCCGAGCCGGCGTCGCTGAGTCTGCTGGGCGTGATGGGGCTGATGCTCATGGGACGCCGCCGCCGGGCGTGA